A single window of Paenibacillus sp. FSL H8-0537 DNA harbors:
- a CDS encoding metal ABC transporter ATP-binding protein: protein MKNHLKTAAPLTIEGLSVAYQKKPVLRSVSFSVAEGELIGVIGPNGAGKSTLMKAALGLIPRLSGEVLIYGKPYRQQRRLIGYVPQRESVDWDFPTNALDVVMMGRYGHLGLFGRPGAKERRLAMECLAKVGMADFATRQISQLSGGQQQRVFLARALVQDAQLYFMDEPFAGVDAATEKAIITLLQELKRQGKTVIVVHHDLATVEEYFDSVLLLNVELQAYGKTEQVFTQQMLQQTYGGRLAFLERGGNARLAVTKG from the coding sequence ATGAAAAATCATTTAAAAACGGCAGCTCCTTTGACAATTGAAGGCTTAAGCGTAGCTTACCAGAAAAAACCGGTGCTGCGCAGCGTATCTTTCTCTGTAGCAGAAGGGGAGCTGATCGGCGTAATCGGGCCCAACGGAGCGGGCAAGTCTACGCTGATGAAAGCGGCGCTCGGCCTCATTCCTCGCCTCAGCGGAGAAGTGCTGATCTATGGCAAGCCGTACCGCCAGCAGCGCAGGCTGATCGGATATGTGCCGCAGCGCGAGTCGGTCGATTGGGATTTCCCAACGAATGCGCTGGATGTGGTCATGATGGGCCGTTACGGCCATCTGGGCCTGTTCGGCCGCCCGGGAGCGAAGGAGCGCAGGCTTGCGATGGAATGCTTGGCGAAGGTCGGCATGGCGGATTTCGCCACAAGGCAAATTAGCCAGCTGTCCGGCGGCCAGCAGCAGCGGGTATTTCTGGCTCGTGCGCTCGTGCAGGACGCTCAGCTGTATTTCATGGATGAGCCGTTCGCAGGTGTCGATGCTGCAACCGAGAAGGCGATTATTACACTGCTGCAAGAGCTGAAGCGGCAGGGCAAAACGGTTATCGTCGTCCATCATGATTTGGCGACGGTCGAGGAATATTTTGATTCTGTTCTGCTGCTCAATGTGGAGCTTCAGGCATATGGCAAGACCGAGCAAGTATTTACACAGCAAATGCTCCAGCAAACCTATGGCGGGCGGCTTGCCTTTCTAGAGCGTGGCGGAAATGCCCGGCTTGCTGTCACGAAAGGGTGA
- a CDS encoding metal ABC transporter permease translates to METLWRLLQDPNMQWIFLSCTLLGLSSGVIGSFSYLRKQSLMGDTLAHAALPGICIAFMLTGTKSLLFFLLGAGAAGLVATFGIGWITRNSRIKHDAAMGIVLSSFFGFGIVLLTIIQHGEYGNQSGLDKFLFGQAAAMVGSDVLTMSIVSLSLIAICTLFFKQFKLVSFDPGFARGLGYPVALIEQLLMFLMVVAVVVGIQAVGVVLVAALIITPAVSARYWTDKLGFMVVISGLFGALSGGIGTIISSLGSNLPTGPLTVLAATALFLISILFGPRRGLLAKRLLRLKVARSFHEEQGHKERQLKGEATL, encoded by the coding sequence ATGGAAACGTTGTGGAGACTGCTTCAAGATCCGAACATGCAATGGATTTTTCTAAGCTGCACGCTGCTTGGCTTAAGCAGTGGCGTCATCGGCAGCTTCTCCTATTTGCGCAAGCAAAGCTTGATGGGCGATACGCTGGCTCATGCGGCGCTGCCTGGGATTTGTATTGCTTTTATGCTGACGGGCACAAAATCGCTGCTGTTTTTCCTACTTGGAGCAGGGGCAGCTGGCCTTGTCGCTACGTTCGGCATCGGCTGGATTACGCGAAATTCGCGGATTAAGCATGATGCGGCAATGGGGATTGTGTTATCCAGCTTTTTCGGCTTCGGCATCGTATTATTAACGATTATCCAGCATGGCGAATATGGCAATCAATCGGGACTGGATAAGTTTTTATTCGGTCAGGCGGCCGCAATGGTTGGCTCTGATGTACTTACGATGTCGATTGTGAGTTTATCGCTCATCGCGATCTGTACGTTATTTTTCAAGCAATTCAAGCTTGTATCCTTCGATCCCGGCTTTGCGCGCGGACTTGGCTATCCGGTTGCTCTAATTGAGCAATTGCTTATGTTTTTGATGGTAGTAGCTGTAGTCGTGGGCATTCAAGCGGTCGGTGTTGTGCTCGTGGCCGCGCTGATTATTACGCCGGCGGTGTCGGCTCGTTATTGGACGGATAAGCTTGGCTTTATGGTTGTCATCTCTGGCTTGTTCGGCGCTTTGAGCGGCGGAATCGGCACGATTATTAGCTCGCTTGGCTCGAATTTGCCAACGGGTCCGCTGACTGTGCTTGCGGCAACGGCATTATTTTTAATTTCGATATTGTTTGGTCCTCGTAGAGGTCTGCTCGCAAAACGGCTGCTGCGGCTCAAAGTGGCACGGAGCTTCCATGAGGAGCAGGGTCATAAGGAACGGCAGCTGAAGGGGGAAGCGACGCTATGA
- a CDS encoding metal ABC transporter permease encodes MSDFWILLTGSLVASCCGILGAFLVLRKMAMIGDAISHSVMPGIVIAFLISGSRDSLVMMLAAMACGLLAVFLIQLFQQSGIQSDASIGVVFTAMFATGVLLVSLYARQVHLDQDAILYGEIAYVHWNTWTLNGVSMGPIAVWLLGITLTVILVVIGLFYKQFKLCAFDPALAAACGIPVALFHYLLMGLVSMATVSSFESVGAILVVGLLVIPAATAYLLTERLSVMIALSAGVGIASTFIGYGVATVLDASIAGCIVSAAGVLFILALLFSPSHGVIWKKWRMRRLAQ; translated from the coding sequence ATGAGCGATTTTTGGATATTGCTGACAGGCTCGCTTGTCGCCAGCTGCTGCGGCATACTGGGAGCTTTTCTAGTTTTGCGAAAAATGGCGATGATCGGCGATGCGATCAGCCACTCGGTTATGCCGGGTATCGTTATTGCTTTTCTGATCAGCGGTTCGCGTGATTCACTCGTTATGATGCTAGCTGCTATGGCTTGCGGTTTGCTTGCTGTATTCCTTATCCAGCTGTTTCAGCAAAGCGGCATTCAATCGGATGCGTCCATTGGCGTTGTATTTACTGCGATGTTTGCTACTGGGGTGCTGCTGGTGAGCCTGTATGCCCGCCAGGTGCATCTCGATCAGGATGCGATTTTATATGGAGAAATTGCCTATGTGCACTGGAATACGTGGACGCTGAACGGCGTCAGTATGGGACCGATAGCGGTATGGCTGCTTGGCATTACGTTAACGGTCATTTTAGTCGTCATTGGGCTGTTCTATAAGCAGTTCAAGCTATGTGCCTTTGATCCAGCGCTTGCGGCTGCCTGTGGCATTCCAGTTGCCTTGTTCCATTATTTATTGATGGGGCTCGTGTCGATGGCGACGGTCAGCTCCTTCGAGAGCGTAGGGGCGATCCTCGTCGTCGGGCTGCTGGTTATTCCTGCTGCGACCGCCTATTTATTAACGGAGCGGCTGAGCGTCATGATCGCTTTGAGCGCAGGTGTGGGCATTGCCAGCACATTCATTGGTTATGGCGTGGCGACTGTGCTAGATGCCTCGATTGCAGGCTGTATCGTTAGTGCTGCTGGTGTGCTGTTCATCTTGGCCCTGCTGTTCTCGCCTAGCCATGGCGTCATCTGGAAAAAATGGCGTATGCGCCGTTTAGCTCAATAA
- a CDS encoding Cof-type HAD-IIB family hydrolase: MADYKLVALDMDGTLLNELSEISDENALWIRKALDAGVTVSFSTGRGFRSALPFAEQLQLETPMITVNGGEIWKKPHVLHRRALLDPVYVERLHKIAQKHAGTWFWAYSTKDIYNLEKWIAPADDYEAHHWLKFGYYTEDDVVLKKIYEEVSEWDALEITNSSTSNWEMNPKGVTKASALSELCEVMGIDMSQVVAVGDSLNDIAAIRDAGLGVAMGNAQDAVKEAADVITLSNNEHGVAEIIKKYVLKG, from the coding sequence ATGGCAGATTATAAATTAGTAGCACTCGATATGGATGGGACGCTGCTGAATGAACTGAGTGAAATTAGCGATGAAAATGCGTTGTGGATTAGAAAGGCGCTTGATGCCGGTGTAACGGTCAGCTTTTCGACGGGACGCGGCTTCCGCAGTGCCTTGCCGTTTGCCGAGCAATTGCAGCTTGAAACGCCGATGATTACGGTAAATGGTGGCGAGATCTGGAAGAAGCCTCATGTGCTGCACCGCAGAGCGCTGCTTGATCCGGTATATGTAGAACGGCTTCATAAAATTGCGCAAAAGCACGCAGGCACCTGGTTTTGGGCATACAGCACGAAGGACATCTACAATTTGGAAAAATGGATTGCGCCAGCGGATGATTATGAAGCCCATCATTGGCTGAAGTTCGGTTACTACACCGAAGATGATGTCGTACTTAAGAAGATTTATGAGGAAGTCAGCGAGTGGGATGCGCTTGAAATTACGAATTCCTCGACGAGCAACTGGGAGATGAATCCAAAAGGCGTTACCAAAGCATCCGCGCTGAGCGAGCTTTGTGAAGTCATGGGTATTGACATGTCGCAGGTCGTTGCAGTTGGAGACAGCTTGAACGACATAGCCGCTATTCGCGATGCAGGACTTGGCGTTGCTATGGGCAATGCCCAAGATGCTGTGAAGGAAGCGGCGGACGTTATTACACTGTCGAATAATGAGCATGGCGTTGCCGAAATTATTAAGAAATATGTTCTGAAGGGATGA
- a CDS encoding DUF456 family protein encodes MDILGWSLVIILFIVGMAGTVYPILPGALAIYAAFFAYGLCITFEPFGWVFWTLQTLIVVVLFVADYAVSAWGVTRFGGSKASIIGSTIGLILGPFVIPAFGLIIGPFVGAVIGEFFVVQEWKHAAKVGIGSLVGLLTSVVVKVVLQSIMIVLFIVWLVV; translated from the coding sequence TTGGACATCTTAGGCTGGTCTCTCGTTATCATTTTATTTATTGTCGGCATGGCGGGTACGGTGTATCCGATATTGCCGGGGGCGCTTGCCATTTACGCCGCGTTTTTTGCTTATGGCCTGTGCATTACCTTTGAGCCGTTCGGCTGGGTCTTTTGGACACTGCAAACGCTCATCGTCGTTGTCTTGTTCGTAGCGGATTATGCGGTCAGCGCCTGGGGCGTCACGCGATTTGGCGGCTCCAAGGCCTCTATAATCGGCAGTACCATCGGTCTTATATTGGGACCATTCGTTATTCCAGCTTTCGGTCTCATTATCGGCCCATTCGTGGGCGCGGTCATCGGCGAGTTTTTCGTCGTTCAGGAGTGGAAGCATGCTGCGAAGGTAGGTATCGGCTCGCTTGTCGGGCTGCTGACTAGTGTGGTGGTGAAGGTTGTTTTGCAGTCCATCATGATTGTGCTCTTTATTGTTTGGCTGGTTGTTTAA
- a CDS encoding ThuA domain-containing protein produces MIKVTVWNEFLHEKVHEEVLRVYPDGIHNALAAGIATDSFEIATATLDQPEHGLTEERLNNTDVLIWWGHMGHDQVEDAIVERVHGRVMQGMGLIVLHSGHFSKIFKKLMGTGCDLKWREAGEKERIWTVNPAHPIAAGLPEYITIEHEEMYGEHFDIPAPDELIFLSWFEGGEVFRSGCTFYRGQGKIFYFRPGHETYPTYYNEQVLQVIKNAVHWAKPTGAGVPVRGNHQPLEPLVKP; encoded by the coding sequence ATGATTAAAGTGACGGTCTGGAATGAGTTTTTGCATGAGAAGGTGCACGAAGAGGTGCTGCGCGTTTATCCGGATGGCATACATAACGCTCTGGCAGCAGGCATCGCCACCGATTCATTTGAAATCGCTACAGCTACGCTTGATCAGCCAGAGCACGGGCTGACCGAAGAACGCCTGAACAATACAGATGTCCTGATCTGGTGGGGACATATGGGTCATGATCAAGTCGAGGATGCGATAGTCGAACGTGTGCATGGGCGCGTCATGCAAGGCATGGGACTCATTGTATTGCATTCCGGTCATTTTTCGAAAATTTTCAAAAAACTAATGGGCACCGGCTGCGATTTGAAATGGCGCGAAGCAGGCGAGAAGGAACGTATCTGGACCGTGAATCCGGCCCATCCAATTGCTGCAGGCTTGCCGGAGTACATTACTATTGAGCATGAGGAAATGTACGGCGAGCATTTCGATATTCCCGCACCGGATGAGCTCATCTTCTTAAGCTGGTTCGAGGGCGGTGAAGTGTTCCGCAGCGGCTGCACCTTCTACCGCGGCCAAGGGAAGATTTTTTACTTCCGACCAGGTCATGAAACATATCCAACCTATTACAATGAACAAGTGCTGCAAGTAATTAAAAATGCGGTTCATTGGGCAAAGCCTACGGGTGCTGGAGTACCCGTCCGCGGCAATCACCAGCCGCTTGAGCCACTCGTTAAACCATAA
- a CDS encoding polysaccharide biosynthesis protein, translating to MKKDSLIKGTLILAMAALVARMLGIFQRVPLEHMLSKEGLASFTVSNNLYLTLLIVATGGIPSAISKMVSERYALGRQQEAQRIYKAALLFGLVTGLILSTLLYVFAPQLAASQDLPDAVFAIRAIAPTLLLFPLIAMMRGYFQGRQLMMAGGLSQIMEQIMRVIVGVGLAILVLAWGWGDQMGAAAASFGNFFGAIGAIAVMVWYAVKLRRTDKLELDKMPAGSEAAQTVALQKAEASRIPYRAIYREIFSISIPIVVTAITVQLMYMVDNYLLMKLRAGVYSYNQAVEVLADFGGKAQSIAGIPPILAIALSTSIIPVISSAFSVRNMSEVNRQTSLVMRIVLFTGIPAALTLAVLAYSVTGLLFTGPQGSGIVAALTAGTIFQATMMISNSVLFGLGRPRLAMYNTLIGIGLKLLGSFVLAPIFGMYGLIAASTLCFIFITWFNLQSIRSYVQFNVLGRRWVPYFAAVLISMAAGWGVDKGLRWLLEGFALPDRLAYLISLIAAGVVIGGLYLGLLILLRVVTAEDVKTFPGPLRKLFAKLFRLTGRAAV from the coding sequence ATGAAGAAGGATTCACTTATTAAAGGAACATTGATTTTAGCCATGGCCGCACTGGTCGCCCGCATGCTTGGTATTTTCCAACGGGTGCCGCTGGAGCATATGCTGAGCAAAGAAGGCTTGGCAAGTTTTACCGTCTCTAATAATCTATATTTAACCTTACTTATTGTAGCAACAGGGGGCATCCCGAGTGCCATTAGCAAAATGGTGTCCGAGCGTTATGCGCTTGGCCGCCAGCAGGAAGCGCAGCGCATTTATAAGGCGGCGCTTTTGTTCGGTCTGGTAACAGGACTAATCTTGTCTACTTTGTTGTATGTTTTTGCACCACAGCTGGCAGCATCTCAAGATTTGCCTGACGCAGTATTCGCCATTCGGGCGATAGCGCCGACGCTGCTCTTGTTTCCTCTAATCGCCATGATGCGCGGTTATTTTCAAGGGCGCCAGCTGATGATGGCGGGCGGGCTCTCGCAAATTATGGAGCAAATTATGCGCGTTATTGTCGGTGTCGGCTTGGCGATTCTTGTACTCGCCTGGGGCTGGGGTGACCAGATGGGAGCAGCGGCAGCGTCCTTCGGCAACTTTTTCGGAGCGATAGGCGCTATTGCGGTGATGGTGTGGTACGCAGTCAAGCTGCGCCGGACGGACAAGCTCGAACTGGACAAAATGCCAGCAGGCAGCGAGGCTGCTCAAACGGTTGCTTTACAAAAAGCCGAGGCCTCACGTATTCCGTATCGCGCTATTTACCGGGAAATATTTTCGATTTCCATCCCGATTGTCGTTACAGCAATAACGGTTCAACTCATGTATATGGTTGATAATTACTTGCTCATGAAATTGCGGGCGGGCGTTTACAGCTATAATCAGGCAGTCGAGGTATTGGCTGATTTTGGAGGGAAGGCGCAATCCATTGCTGGTATTCCACCGATTTTGGCGATCGCGCTAAGTACTTCAATTATTCCGGTAATATCTTCTGCTTTTTCCGTGCGGAATATGTCAGAGGTTAATCGCCAAACGTCGCTCGTTATGCGTATTGTACTGTTTACAGGCATTCCAGCGGCACTGACGCTTGCTGTTCTAGCCTATTCGGTTACAGGATTGCTATTTACAGGGCCGCAAGGCAGCGGCATTGTGGCGGCTTTGACAGCAGGTACGATTTTTCAAGCGACGATGATGATCAGCAATTCGGTATTATTCGGGCTGGGCAGACCGCGGTTAGCGATGTACAACACATTAATTGGTATTGGGCTCAAGCTGCTGGGCAGCTTCGTATTAGCTCCGATATTCGGTATGTATGGGCTTATTGCCGCATCCACGCTTTGTTTTATTTTTATTACTTGGTTTAATTTGCAATCCATTCGCAGCTATGTGCAATTCAACGTGCTGGGTCGCCGCTGGGTGCCTTATTTTGCAGCGGTACTCATTTCGATGGCAGCAGGCTGGGGAGTGGACAAAGGCCTCAGATGGCTGTTAGAAGGCTTTGCATTGCCGGATAGGCTGGCCTATCTGATTTCTCTCATTGCTGCTGGCGTCGTTATTGGCGGTTTGTATTTGGGTCTGCTCATCTTGCTGCGCGTCGTGACAGCGGAGGATGTCAAAACATTCCCTGGACCGCTTCGCAAGCTGTTTGCCAAGCTGTTCAGGCTGACTGGCCGTGCTGCGGTGTAA
- a CDS encoding copper amine oxidase N-terminal domain-containing protein, producing MKKLGSIKKGVALLLALVLVFVAGCQAISGVDLNKAITNSLKVTSYEGEQTLSLQLNLSEEDLENMDEDELAIMKLINSAKLELTNIKVQDDTHVSYSGKLLLADTISIGFSLKMSDTTAVVEIEGAKQPFTLDMSEAGLPSLMGISGAIGQSVTDGPADASLVELGKEIIDAISGYFINNLPNPDQISVNAVQESINGQSVSLMKVHTELNGPAIWTWIKKYVDVLVSDRTGLDNMVKGFVEVLSSHPEVWEAIGEVNPFDQPVVLDGPTQEDTIKEMADSLAEELAYLQEELQAIEEEEDGLLLDSVFNKATTLKTDVYVDSKLDIRKQVVEASITLGDTEPETQMSIVIRSESQKWNVNEAVKAEAPVVSENAIELDDMYGLNGYETLQWFDKSSYAYDLLKNTFHVGVQTVELYTQDYGNPPIITPTNITLVPLRDVAEQLGATISYNKKTKQLTLFDKATDTTIMVKSGSDTAIVNGKSVKWSYPTTTVSGTVYVSARNLAKSLGASLKWESYYDSEKYLVIEREVG from the coding sequence TTGAAAAAGCTGGGGAGCATAAAAAAAGGGGTCGCCTTGCTGCTGGCCTTGGTGCTTGTGTTTGTTGCGGGCTGTCAGGCTATTAGCGGTGTCGATCTGAATAAGGCGATTACGAACTCGCTTAAGGTTACTTCTTATGAGGGCGAGCAAACGTTGTCGCTGCAATTAAATTTAAGTGAAGAAGACCTTGAAAATATGGACGAAGATGAACTCGCGATTATGAAATTGATCAACAGTGCAAAGCTTGAGCTGACAAATATCAAGGTACAGGATGACACACATGTATCTTACAGCGGCAAGCTTCTGCTGGCTGACACGATTTCCATTGGCTTTTCACTCAAAATGTCCGATACAACGGCGGTCGTAGAAATTGAAGGGGCGAAGCAGCCCTTTACTCTGGACATGAGCGAAGCGGGCTTGCCTTCCTTAATGGGTATTTCTGGCGCGATTGGACAGTCCGTAACGGATGGTCCGGCAGACGCCTCGCTCGTTGAGCTGGGCAAAGAAATTATCGATGCCATAAGCGGCTATTTTATTAATAATTTGCCTAATCCCGATCAAATTTCAGTAAATGCGGTGCAGGAATCGATTAATGGTCAATCGGTATCCTTGATGAAAGTTCATACGGAGCTGAATGGTCCCGCAATTTGGACATGGATTAAAAAATATGTTGATGTTCTCGTAAGCGACCGTACTGGTCTGGACAATATGGTTAAAGGCTTCGTAGAAGTGCTTTCCAGCCATCCTGAAGTATGGGAAGCGATTGGTGAAGTAAATCCTTTTGACCAGCCGGTTGTGCTTGATGGCCCTACACAAGAGGATACGATTAAAGAAATGGCAGACAGCCTTGCAGAAGAGCTTGCGTATTTGCAGGAGGAACTGCAGGCGATAGAGGAAGAGGAGGACGGTCTTCTCCTCGATTCTGTATTCAACAAGGCTACAACACTGAAGACAGATGTTTATGTGGACAGCAAGCTTGACATACGCAAGCAAGTAGTCGAGGCAAGCATTACGCTTGGCGATACCGAGCCTGAGACGCAAATGAGCATCGTCATTCGCTCCGAGAGCCAGAAATGGAATGTGAACGAAGCGGTGAAGGCGGAAGCTCCAGTCGTTAGCGAGAATGCCATTGAGCTGGATGATATGTACGGCCTTAACGGCTACGAAACACTGCAATGGTTTGACAAAAGCTCCTATGCTTATGATCTGTTAAAAAATACGTTCCATGTGGGCGTTCAGACGGTAGAGCTTTATACACAGGATTATGGCAATCCGCCAATTATAACTCCTACGAATATTACGCTTGTGCCTTTGCGTGATGTGGCGGAGCAGCTTGGCGCTACGATTTCCTATAATAAGAAAACGAAGCAGCTGACGCTATTCGATAAGGCGACTGATACAACCATTATGGTGAAAAGCGGCAGCGATACCGCCATCGTAAACGGCAAGTCGGTGAAATGGTCTTATCCGACAACTACTGTAAGCGGAACGGTTTATGTTTCAGCCCGCAATCTTGCGAAGTCGCTTGGCGCATCTTTGAAATGGGAATCTTATTACGACTCAGAGAAATATTTAGTCATTGAACGTGAAGTTGGATAA
- a CDS encoding thioredoxin family protein: protein MLKLATDASFREAVQADELTVIVFKTTWCKDCHYIEPFMPELEQQYSGKAVFYEIDRDDLPDLSSELNILGIPSFLAFRKGQEVVRFVNKLRKSREEIEQFVDRALQVSDALAENQ, encoded by the coding sequence ATGCTTAAATTAGCGACAGATGCTTCCTTCCGGGAAGCTGTGCAGGCCGATGAACTGACGGTTATCGTATTCAAAACAACGTGGTGCAAGGATTGTCATTACATTGAGCCATTTATGCCGGAGCTTGAGCAGCAGTATTCGGGCAAAGCGGTTTTTTACGAAATTGACCGCGATGATTTGCCAGATTTGTCATCCGAGCTGAATATTCTCGGCATTCCAAGCTTCCTTGCTTTTCGCAAAGGCCAGGAAGTTGTGCGGTTCGTTAATAAGCTTCGGAAGTCGCGTGAGGAGATCGAACAGTTTGTGGATCGCGCCTTGCAAGTATCCGATGCTTTGGCGGAAAACCAATAA
- a CDS encoding COX15/CtaA family protein, whose translation MVSSRFRKFSVATSLGMLIILLNGALVTNMDAGRGCGDDWPLCHGKFIPAYTLESLIEYTHRLTTGIEGLLVVGMFIASIMLFRRDKIVYKQPLVFASSSLFFTVVQALMGAAAVKWPQSPWVMAIHFGISLMAFASTLLLVLWAYRNRDGRAVEFSVPRSVFPRLLGLAVYIYVVIYLGAYIRHTDSGGGCLDWPLCNGKVIPDFEGAETIVFIHRIGAVILSLAIAGVYLHIRRKSGANGGLAPMAKLALILVLTQVLSGALLTLTITNSNWFVFTNLLHNLIVSALFGVIMDMLVRSWRLREGAR comes from the coding sequence ATGGTTTCAAGCCGTTTTCGCAAATTTTCAGTTGCAACATCTCTAGGCATGCTAATCATACTGCTGAACGGTGCATTGGTCACGAACATGGATGCTGGCAGAGGCTGTGGAGATGACTGGCCATTATGCCATGGAAAATTTATACCAGCCTATACATTAGAATCGCTTATCGAATACACGCATAGGCTTACAACGGGTATTGAAGGACTTTTGGTCGTAGGGATGTTTATTGCGTCGATTATGTTGTTTAGACGAGACAAAATCGTCTATAAGCAGCCGCTTGTATTCGCAAGCAGCTCCTTATTTTTCACAGTTGTACAAGCACTGATGGGCGCTGCTGCTGTAAAATGGCCGCAATCTCCATGGGTGATGGCGATTCATTTTGGCATATCGCTTATGGCATTTGCTTCTACCCTATTGCTCGTTTTATGGGCATATCGCAATCGGGATGGGCGAGCGGTCGAATTTTCAGTGCCAAGATCTGTTTTTCCACGTCTTTTAGGACTGGCGGTATATATTTACGTTGTCATATATTTAGGCGCTTATATTCGGCATACCGATTCCGGCGGCGGCTGTCTGGACTGGCCGTTATGCAACGGGAAAGTCATTCCTGACTTTGAAGGAGCCGAGACGATTGTATTCATTCACCGCATAGGTGCCGTTATATTGTCTCTTGCGATTGCTGGCGTATACCTGCATATTCGCAGGAAAAGTGGCGCAAATGGGGGGCTGGCTCCCATGGCTAAGCTCGCGCTCATTCTCGTGCTGACGCAAGTATTAAGTGGAGCTCTGCTCACATTGACGATTACAAATTCAAATTGGTTTGTTTTTACAAATTTATTGCATAATCTCATTGTTAGTGCACTATTCGGCGTTATAATGGATATGTTGGTGCGTTCTTGGAGGCTGCGGGAAGGCGCTAGATAG
- a CDS encoding Cthe_2314 family HEPN domain-containing protein: protein MLRFLFDEPERALEGRHGETVCLMEQFISQLHSKVEAGKDVDHKLRTYEIWTRGLISSLNELEQSHYATLRFKQKIKSSSVSQMQSDEYLMYQRYVYFDKNAFIRVFALLDKIGILLNDLLAMKTERIKPHFSYFTVLRNMRERGVHRPLTGGLDEVKGLTREPMARLRKRRNAEIHYMNSEMLDDLVQSHKGYGLEVKLENIMAQSQDLAAGVAMVTDTLYLTFQYACGYIRKR from the coding sequence ATGTTGCGATTTCTGTTTGACGAGCCAGAACGGGCATTAGAGGGACGACACGGTGAAACGGTGTGTTTAATGGAGCAGTTTATATCGCAGCTTCATAGCAAGGTGGAGGCGGGCAAGGATGTAGATCATAAGCTTCGTACGTATGAGATCTGGACACGCGGTTTAATTTCTTCCTTGAATGAGCTGGAGCAAAGCCATTATGCAACGCTTCGCTTCAAGCAGAAAATCAAATCCAGCTCGGTCAGCCAAATGCAATCCGATGAGTATCTTATGTACCAGCGTTATGTTTATTTTGACAAAAATGCGTTCATTCGCGTTTTCGCTTTGCTTGATAAAATAGGCATTTTGCTAAATGATCTGCTTGCCATGAAGACAGAGCGGATAAAGCCGCATTTTTCCTATTTTACGGTGCTGCGGAATATGCGCGAGCGCGGTGTTCATCGACCGCTGACAGGCGGCCTTGATGAGGTCAAAGGCTTAACGCGGGAGCCGATGGCACGCCTGCGGAAACGGCGCAATGCAGAAATTCATTATATGAATTCCGAAATGCTTGATGATCTTGTGCAAAGCCATAAAGGCTATGGACTGGAAGTAAAGCTAGAAAACATCATGGCGCAGTCACAAGACCTGGCGGCTGGAGTAGCAATGGTGACCGATACTTTATACCTTACGTTCCAGTACGCTTGCGGTTATATACGAAAAAGATAA
- a CDS encoding SDR family oxidoreductase produces MNGKTALVTGSAKGLGKRTAIELAKQGCHIVINYFKSEQEAQQTKKEIEQLGVSAIIVQADLSTMEGATKLADEAASWRGGIDILVNNAGPFVRERRLFAEYEFADISDMLNSNLLSVMLLDHKLLSGMRSRGWGRIIHFGFGHAGEARAWPHRAVYAAAKTGLVSFTKSLAVEEAAYGITVNMIGPGDIRGANKERTIAEVEGQEDAESPLGRPGTGEDVARVITFLCERRSDFLTGNIINVTGGFDPIRPNIKGL; encoded by the coding sequence TTGAACGGGAAAACGGCGCTTGTTACAGGGAGCGCCAAAGGTCTTGGCAAAAGAACGGCAATCGAGCTTGCGAAGCAGGGCTGTCATATCGTCATTAATTATTTCAAGAGCGAGCAGGAAGCCCAGCAAACGAAAAAAGAAATCGAACAACTCGGAGTAAGCGCTATCATTGTGCAGGCTGATCTTTCAACGATGGAGGGCGCGACGAAGCTGGCTGATGAAGCGGCAAGCTGGAGGGGCGGCATCGACATTTTGGTCAACAATGCGGGACCGTTTGTTAGAGAGCGGCGGCTGTTTGCCGAATATGAGTTTGCCGACATATCGGACATGCTTAACAGCAATTTGCTCAGCGTCATGCTGCTGGACCACAAGCTGCTTTCAGGCATGCGCAGCCGTGGCTGGGGCAGAATTATTCATTTTGGGTTTGGCCACGCGGGAGAAGCGCGGGCTTGGCCCCACCGAGCTGTATATGCGGCTGCCAAAACCGGTCTCGTTTCCTTTACGAAATCGCTTGCCGTTGAAGAAGCTGCTTATGGCATTACTGTCAATATGATTGGCCCTGGCGACATTCGCGGGGCGAACAAGGAACGGACGATTGCCGAGGTAGAAGGCCAGGAGGATGCGGAATCACCGCTTGGTCGGCCCGGTACAGGTGAAGATGTTGCACGGGTAATCACCTTTCTATGTGAACGGCGGTCGGATTTTTTAACGGGGAATATTATTAATGTCACGGGCGGATTTGATCCGATTCGTCCTAATATTAAAGGTTTGTGA